A single genomic interval of Bradyrhizobium sp. AZCC 1693 harbors:
- a CDS encoding ketopantoate reductase family protein, protein MRICVFGAGAVGSHFAVRLALAGHDVSCVMRGAHLDAVKANGPTLRVGNGEFKAKVRASSDPAALGRQDAVICTLKATSLSSLADGLQPLLGEETAVVFAQNGIPWWYDIGLSPRHPPVPDLAFLDPGGRLRAAIPKQLIVGGAVFSSNEVVAPGAVANLSPERNRLLIGECDDRQSERVAKLRAALNEASIDSAGVTQIRETIWSKLLTNMSMSVLCLLTGQTARAVRDDPALAEIVPRLLDEANSVAQSCFPEVKRVTRSGPAPDHKPSILQDYELGRAMEIDVLVRAPAAFARAAGLSTPMLDMMAALAIRQARDKGLYQG, encoded by the coding sequence ATGCGGATTTGCGTTTTCGGTGCGGGCGCCGTCGGCAGCCATTTTGCGGTGCGGCTCGCACTGGCAGGACATGACGTTTCCTGCGTGATGCGGGGTGCGCATCTGGATGCCGTGAAAGCCAACGGGCCGACGCTGCGTGTTGGAAATGGCGAGTTCAAGGCGAAGGTGAGAGCATCGAGCGATCCGGCCGCGCTGGGCCGGCAGGACGCCGTCATCTGCACGCTGAAGGCAACTAGCCTCTCCAGCCTCGCAGACGGACTGCAGCCGCTGCTCGGCGAGGAAACCGCGGTGGTGTTCGCGCAGAACGGCATTCCCTGGTGGTACGATATCGGGCTCTCGCCACGGCATCCGCCGGTGCCGGATCTGGCCTTCCTCGATCCCGGTGGACGCCTGCGTGCCGCGATCCCGAAGCAGCTTATTGTCGGCGGCGCGGTGTTTTCGTCCAACGAAGTCGTCGCGCCGGGCGCGGTGGCAAACCTTTCGCCCGAGCGCAACCGGCTCCTGATCGGCGAATGCGACGACCGCCAAAGCGAGCGGGTCGCGAAACTGCGTGCGGCGCTGAACGAAGCTTCGATCGATTCGGCCGGGGTCACGCAGATCCGGGAAACGATCTGGTCAAAGCTCCTGACCAACATGTCGATGTCAGTGCTGTGCCTGTTGACCGGGCAGACCGCGCGTGCCGTGCGCGACGATCCGGCGCTTGCCGAAATCGTGCCGCGCCTGCTCGACGAGGCCAATAGCGTCGCCCAAAGCTGCTTCCCCGAGGTCAAGCGCGTCACGCGCTCCGGCCCCGCACCGGACCACAAGCCGTCAATCCTGCAGGATTACGAACTCGGCCGCGCCATGGAGATCGACGTGCTGGTCCGCGCGCCTGCCGCATTCGCGCGCGCGGCCGGACTATCGACGCCGATGCTCGACATGATGGCAGCGCTCGCCATCCGTCAGGCGCGCG
- a CDS encoding Spy/CpxP family protein refolding chaperone produces the protein MNFAGSGRALNSRALARSYRHTAALHSPAMRASVTAGAALAGWQYGRSRGGGWWQHGNGGYGWVGPLFWPFAYYDIYDYALWGPRVGAPFWYYGYDDIYAGLFGPYDYQGLAGYLPPRGPGAGPDRLALLCGKDSREIAGLPIDLIAQAIEPTEAQRAALDDLANASVISAQKIKAACPATVALTASGRLASMQQRIEAMISGVATVQPALDKLYGLLTDEQKARMNAVAEDQERKTERRRNRPLAQPCDITQSSALQWPAEEIEARLHPADAQRTALTALQNASAKAADMLATSCRIDEVATPPARLAAVGKRLDVMLQSVKLVRTALDDFYAMLSDEQKAQFEAIGPRRTSLADRADMMQRRGRR, from the coding sequence ATGAACTTTGCCGGGAGCGGCCGTGCGCTGAACTCGCGCGCACTCGCCCGCAGCTATCGCCACACCGCCGCGCTGCATAGTCCGGCCATGCGGGCCAGCGTTACCGCGGGCGCGGCGCTTGCCGGGTGGCAATACGGACGATCCAGAGGCGGCGGCTGGTGGCAGCACGGCAACGGCGGCTACGGCTGGGTCGGGCCGCTGTTCTGGCCGTTCGCCTATTACGACATCTACGACTATGCGCTGTGGGGACCGCGTGTCGGCGCGCCGTTCTGGTACTACGGCTATGATGACATTTATGCCGGCCTGTTCGGCCCCTATGACTATCAGGGTCTTGCGGGCTACCTGCCGCCGCGCGGTCCCGGCGCCGGGCCGGACCGGCTCGCGCTGTTATGCGGCAAGGACAGCCGCGAAATCGCCGGCCTGCCGATCGACCTGATCGCGCAGGCCATCGAACCTACCGAGGCGCAGCGCGCGGCTCTCGACGATCTCGCCAATGCATCGGTGATTTCAGCGCAGAAGATCAAGGCGGCGTGCCCGGCCACCGTTGCGCTGACGGCGTCTGGCCGGCTTGCGTCGATGCAGCAACGCATCGAGGCGATGATATCAGGTGTCGCGACCGTGCAGCCGGCGCTGGACAAGCTCTACGGTCTGCTGACCGACGAGCAGAAAGCGCGGATGAATGCAGTCGCCGAAGATCAGGAAAGGAAGACCGAGCGGCGCCGTAACCGGCCGTTGGCGCAACCCTGTGACATTACGCAATCGTCGGCCTTGCAATGGCCGGCCGAGGAGATCGAGGCAAGGCTGCACCCAGCCGATGCACAGCGGACCGCTCTAACTGCCCTGCAGAACGCCAGCGCAAAGGCGGCGGACATGCTGGCCACATCGTGCCGGATCGACGAAGTGGCTACGCCGCCGGCGCGGCTCGCCGCCGTCGGCAAGCGGCTCGACGTCATGTTGCAGTCGGTCAAACTCGTGCGCACGGCGCTCGATGATTTCTATGCGATGCTGAGCGACGAGCAGAAGGCCCAGTTCGAGGCGATCGGGCCAAGGCGGACGTCATTGGCCGACAGGGCAGATATGATGCAGCGGCGTGGCCGCCGATAG
- a CDS encoding enoyl-CoA hydratase-related protein translates to MTANPVLWDLDARGVATVTLNRPEVNNAYDAGLINGVLAAMDELGSKPNLRVVVLKGNGKHFQAGADLKWINGVRPKSAEENEKVSRATFEAVQRLNTLPIPTVALVQGGCFGGGTGVISACDVVIAADNALFSITEVRWGLTAAIIIPQLCDAIGVRQVRRYALTGERFGAEEARRIGLVHEVVPLAELETAGAKVVEQLLANGPEALAETKALAMENSFGGMSVDDEAYARLVRMHSERRQTREASEGLASFAEKRAANWGVGK, encoded by the coding sequence ATGACTGCCAATCCGGTTTTGTGGGATCTCGACGCGCGCGGCGTCGCAACCGTCACGTTGAACCGTCCCGAGGTGAACAATGCCTATGACGCCGGGCTCATCAACGGCGTGCTCGCGGCGATGGATGAGCTCGGCAGCAAGCCCAATCTCCGCGTCGTGGTGCTGAAGGGCAACGGCAAGCATTTCCAGGCCGGCGCCGACCTGAAATGGATCAACGGCGTGCGGCCGAAATCGGCGGAAGAAAACGAAAAGGTGTCGCGCGCGACGTTCGAAGCCGTGCAGCGGCTGAACACGCTGCCGATTCCGACGGTCGCGCTGGTGCAGGGCGGCTGTTTCGGCGGCGGCACCGGCGTGATCTCGGCGTGTGACGTGGTGATCGCCGCCGACAATGCGCTGTTCTCGATCACCGAAGTGCGCTGGGGGCTGACGGCCGCGATCATCATCCCGCAACTCTGCGACGCCATCGGCGTTCGCCAGGTCCGCCGTTACGCGCTGACCGGCGAACGTTTTGGCGCGGAGGAGGCGCGGCGCATCGGGCTGGTGCATGAGGTGGTGCCGCTGGCGGAGCTGGAGACGGCGGGCGCAAAAGTCGTGGAGCAGTTGCTGGCCAACGGTCCCGAGGCGCTCGCGGAAACAAAGGCGCTGGCGATGGAGAACTCGTTCGGTGGCATGAGCGTGGATGACGAGGCCTATGCGCGGCTAGTGCGGATGCATTCGGAAAGGCGTCAGACCAGGGAAGCGTCGGAAGGGCTGGCATCGTTTGCGGAGAAGCGGGCGGCGAACTGGGGCGTGGGGAAATAA
- a CDS encoding aspartate dehydrogenase, which translates to MKSPSQEHRSLESKRIAVAGLGEIGKTVARKLAQGMPGLALAAIVARDQAKAQTWLDSEGITCPLISLDELPAHADLVVECAPAAILDQICRPMLSAGRQVMVLSASALLPRPDLVDLARAHGGQIIVPTGALIGFDAVSAAAEGTIHSVQMVTRKPPNGLAGAPYLVENGISMDGLTSALCVFKGSARDAAAAFPANVNVVAALSLAGIGPDRTTIEIWADPAVTRNCHQIRVDSDSASFTMGIENIPSENPKTGRITALSVIAALRKLTSPLQVGT; encoded by the coding sequence ATGAAGTCGCCATCACAGGAGCACCGTAGTTTGGAATCAAAACGTATCGCCGTTGCCGGGCTGGGGGAGATCGGCAAAACCGTGGCGCGCAAGCTGGCGCAAGGTATGCCGGGGCTTGCTCTCGCGGCGATCGTGGCGCGGGATCAGGCGAAGGCGCAGACGTGGCTCGATAGCGAAGGCATCACCTGTCCGCTGATCTCGCTCGACGAACTGCCCGCTCACGCCGATCTCGTCGTCGAATGCGCTCCGGCAGCGATCCTCGACCAGATCTGCCGGCCGATGCTGAGCGCCGGCAGGCAGGTGATGGTGCTCAGCGCCAGCGCGCTGCTGCCGCGTCCTGATCTCGTCGATCTCGCCCGGGCGCATGGCGGGCAGATCATCGTGCCGACCGGCGCCTTGATCGGCTTCGATGCGGTATCGGCTGCCGCCGAAGGCACTATCCATTCGGTGCAGATGGTCACGCGCAAGCCGCCGAACGGGCTTGCCGGTGCACCCTATCTCGTCGAGAACGGGATTTCCATGGACGGCTTGACATCGGCGCTCTGCGTCTTCAAGGGCTCGGCGCGCGATGCGGCTGCGGCCTTTCCCGCCAACGTCAACGTGGTGGCGGCGTTATCGCTCGCAGGCATCGGCCCCGACCGCACCACGATCGAAATCTGGGCCGATCCGGCGGTGACGCGGAACTGCCACCAGATCAGGGTCGATTCCGACTCGGCTTCGTTCACGATGGGAATCGAAAACATCCCATCGGAAAACCCGAAGACAGGCCGCATCACCGCACTCTCGGTGATCGCGGCGCTACGCAAGCTGACCTCACCGCTGCAGGTCGGGACCTGA